The Corvus cornix cornix isolate S_Up_H32 chromosome 6, ASM73873v5, whole genome shotgun sequence genome includes the window TGTGGAGAATCTGTGAATGTAACTCCAGAAATTAAGCACCTGTTTATGTACCCAAATGAAATCCTTAATGTTACCATTGCAGCTTGCAGTCACTTTCTTCtatacagaggaaaaaatccccaaattctCTTACTCGGTTCTTCACCAGAACCACAGGTAACAGCATAAATCAAAGGTCAGAAAGAACTTGCAGAACATAGAATTTGGATGTCTGAAAAACAAGGACCATcaatttttctcctgtttctcttttattgAGACAAAGAGATTTAATTCGGGAAAAGCTTGTCTTCTTAAAAGATATGTGGTCCTCAGAGGAGGATTTCAGAGATAAACAATCCAGGCATAGCAGGTTTTCTTTATCAGTATGTTAATCTGATTTTAAGAACATATGTTACAATTTTCATATTAAGCTTATATTTCAAATTCAGATATTTCTGATAACTCCTTGTGCATTTCAATTTCCACATTCAAAACATTATTGTTTCAGCTATTGAGCCAATGTAACttttcaggtttcatttttaCATGTCCAAAGACACCTGAACTTCTTATGTTTGGCAGATAGACTTGcaattatttccatttaatcTCACTGCAAGAGATGTtgagatttttctcttccaggtATGGTTTTACACTTGGTTACATcctgaataaagaaaaaaaaccaaccctgcCAATTTTGATGTTACTATTAACATTAAATGACTGCTAATCTTTCTGTAATCTCTGCACAAAATGATCACAGATCATgctaaaatttttcttaaaagttcCCCTATGACTACAgcaaaagattaatttttaatatctaCCCATCTAAGtgtattattttcttaacttcttttattgatttttcttttattattaacaaaaaaaaaaatcaccaagtTTTGTCTTTGGCTTCCAGGGGATTAGGTGTTTGTTCTGTACTTCAGGAATAGAAAtaacaaacagaacagaaaaacaaaacaaggcagATGTAAATGGTCCTGGCTGGAATTGTCAGGAGAACCATGTAATCTATATCTCTCTTAATCATGGTTTTATATTAATTTGAGTTCAGTGATATAAGGCTTTGCTGCATGATGGCTGTTTGGatgttatgttttaaaatatggcACTGATCTCATTCCTGTGTTTGTTATACTGTATATTGGTCTACAGCACAAATCACCCTTAATTGACACATACATTGTGAACTTAATATTTATAGGGCAATGCAGAGAGTATTGTTGGTGCTGCCTTGgctgtattttttctatttgagcccaatctttttttaaaatactgtaaagcTAATATCACACTTTCTCTGGAGGCCCTCTCAGATATGAcctatgaaatgaaaaatgtttgtgcAGCCTCAAGGAGAAGTCAAAAATACTTTTAGCCAATTATGTGTTCTAAGGGGAGACTGATCAGGATGCACAAGGGTCTGGTACACTGTCCATTCaatctgggttttttctgagaATTTATTAGTACTTATGCTATTTGGCAACATCTGAAACAACAGCCAAACATCAATCAGTAGAAACAACCTTGAAGGCCTGATCTACTGAAGCTGATGTATTTTGATGCTCTTGTTGTAACTGATACTAGCTTTAGATCAGACACTCAATCATTTTTCTTCATCAATCCTCTCTTTACAGGATTTTGATAGAAATTTGATAATTTTTATTGATTGCTCTTTCATGGAGGGAAATAGGAGACAGGTATGTGTGTcctctgtgtcctgggctgAGTCTCAATCTCTATCTCTGTATGGTCAACCTGCCAAGAACTCAGACATTAGTTTTCTGGCCATTCAGCACAGCTATTCCATAGCAGTTTCTTAAATATTACCTTATTTTATCCCATTTTCTCAAGAAAGGGACTTCTCTGCGTCCTGTAGGCAATGTACTCTTACTCTGTGCTCTTCCAGCAGTCCAACAATTTTTCTTAATAGCCTTCTGAAAGTCAAATTGTTGtgaacattttaaagcaatcaCTAAATAGTTCCAAACATAAATCAGTGCTTTAGATAGACAAGGTTGTTATCTGTAACTTCAGCAGTCGTGTCCTAGCCCCAGTTAAACAAGAATGTAAATAACAAAAACTGTTATATGAGGAGCTATGATAGAAGTCAGGAAATGCAAGAACCAGCAATTGCTCTCAAGCCAGGCATGATTGCCTTTTAATACGTGTGTAagtgtatatacatatatatatatatatatatctatctttCTATATGTATTTGgcaaaattctgtatttcactaCAGACAGAGAAGTTCTTCCTGAAAAGGCAGACCAGTTCTTGTCTGTCCCCAGCAGAAGCTGATTGTGTTGGCACACTTACAGGACCCTTGGCAAAGTGCAGAGGGCAGCTGGAGTTGAGAGCCAAGTTAGGAGTGTTTAACTCCATGAGCTCACAACTGTCAAGTGGTGATAAAAGCACTGCTTAGTGCTGAGAGTTGTGCAGCTTAGCAGGAAGCTGTGAGGTGTCAGAGTTGGGGTTGTGAGGAATGAAGGGCAATTTTTCTTAAGCTTGAAAGAGTGTTGATAAAAATGTCAGGGACAAGAAAAGTTTTCGTTTGTATGTGTGTATCTCTACCTATGTTGTTTTACTTGTGTGTGTGCCACTTCAGAGCCCAGGAGAGGTGCTGATTTGACAGCCACAGTGCCAGAACACAATGATTACCTGCTGAACAtgcccagagctggcaggaaCAGGGCAAGTTTCAATCTGCCTGGAAGGGCTATTCTGCAGCTCAGTCTCTCTGCCCAACAGGAGCCCAACTTCCACAGGCTCTTTGCTCCCTTTCAGCCACTCAACAGCTTTGCATGCAATGTGCCAAAAGCTTCTGAGAATCTGGCTACTGACTCTGGCAAACTGAAACCTGCCCATGAGATCTGTGAGTCCTGCTATTGGATGTCTAACTGACATGGACAACTTTCGTCAGTCTTGGTAGTGGTTTCACTGGCATGATCATTTGGTCactaaaagcaaaactgagagGTGTGTTTAATGAAAGCTACAATGCAGGCAAAATAGCCTCCTGAGTGTGGTTGTGTTAAGGCAGAGATGACTGAAAACTGGATCTCAACAGCTCTTGTCACAAGAATAtcaatttcagttttcttttcattatccCGTTTCAACTGCAGAGCACAAAGCTGTTGCTCTTTCATAGACAATGTGCACTGGATCAATTGTTGTAAACAATATTAATTCCAGCATATGCTTCCCCTACCCCCAAATGATTTTGAGGCTCTATTTCCATATGTTAGTAGAAAAGGACTAAGCCAGTAAAAACCAGGCACAtcatggaaaacatttctggaaattttGCTTCTTATGTGTCAGTAATTGGTAGAATGTCCATAAAACTTGTATATAGGAGAAAGGAAGACTTTTCACAGAAGAACTATGAAGGGGGGTGAAATAAATGTGTGGTTTTCCCCTTAGTGGGTGTGAAAAGCAAAGCTTATTGCATCCATGCAGATTCATTCTCTGAAGTCAGtggaacattttctttcatgagattggttttgggtttgtttttttgtttatttttttcaaacccTAATCACAGACTGAAAACTCTACCACCTAAGAAAATaccaataattttatttaaacaactTGAAAAATGTGGGTCTGATTCTGAAGAATGGCATATTCCCAAAGCTGCACAGAGGAGACTGTAAGAGGGCTGACGCTACACCTGAGCAATCCAACTTCCCTCAGTGCTTATGAGCATTCAACAGAAATCCCTGCTATCAGCAATATATTTGGATTTAAAAGATTAATTCTTACTTACTGGGTATTATGTTACCTTCCCAGCCTACATTAGTTATGGGACAGACAGAAGCTTGTTATCTTGATACAATCACTGCCAAGGTTGTGGCATTACAGTGAGCAGGGTATGTGAAGTATATGAAGAGGGGTTAGATTTGAGACAAATCCAGACAGATTGCAAACCAATCCATTTTGCCGAATAGGCTCTcatgaaagtaaaaattaagaagaaaatgaaacataagTGACTGAGCTTGTGCATTATAAATAagttcttccttaaaaaaaaaaaaaaaaggcagctaataatataattacttttatatatagtccatgaaaacaaaaattttacaaattatacaattaaaatatttgtaaagagAATCacaaataacaacaaaaataaatattcttagGCTACATTCTTAGAGGGCTACATGTTTTTGAAACCCTACAATTTTGTGATGCTCTGCTGAGAGTTCCTCAGGGTGCTGGAAAGAACTGCATTGTCCTGACAGATGGCTTCTGTGGCATGGGGGATGGACCAGGAAAGTCACAGGAGAACTTGCTTTGGTACAGAAATGTGCAAAGCAAGCCTCTTGCAGAACATGGAGCTGGATTGTGCTGGCCATGTTCTGTTTAATGGAATCCTACAGTGTACTTGTGCCTGGTAATGGGTAGTCCAGAGATTTATTGGATGCCACTTTCCTATTTGGAGAGAAGTGACTTTGATTTATTATTTGACAAATCTGGCAGCTACTTGTGGATATTAATGGAGCTTTTCAGAGGTGGAGATATTTCAAAGATATTTACATTTCTCCTCTATAATTAAATGTCACTAGTTTAAGCAGGAGaaacaaatgttatttttaggGTGGCTTAGGTGACTCTTAATATCTTCCAAATGACTCATGGGAAATTACAGTGTGCTGAGGGCAAGGGAAGCCACTCACCCTGCAGTCATTCCTGCTGGTTTATCCTTACATCCATCCACATTACATTGTCTGCCCAGGCTTCTGGCACTCAGAATTAAGCACAGATTTTCCATGGGAAGGCTGTCCCAGCAGAAAGTTTGTTGTCAAGACTAACAGCACCTGCTGACCTTGCAGGAGTGCTTTGCAGGTAATTGTATTAGGATAGCCAGATATGCCGAGGAAAGGGAATTATTGTATCTTGAAGTTCCACCCAAGCTGATGGTTGCAATAACCATTCCCTCTCATGCTAAATCTTGTTGTTGTGTCTCCAGTAGTATCAGCAGTCCAAAAATAGCTCAGCTATGGCTTCCCAAGCTGTAGCTGTGCCAGCATAGCCTTTTCCCATccatttgcctttatttctgaGACTCAGAGCAATACAAGGAGCCCACAGGACTTTGCATGGAAACCCAGCTCCTAATTCCTCTCATTCTGGATGAAGTCTTCTCTTGAAATAAACAACAGAGGAGAGACACATCACATGTTGACATACACTGCCTACAAATTTGATTCTTGGAGTCCCTAAGGAAACATGTTCAAAAAGTCTCATGGAATTACAGCCACGATGCAAAAACTTCTGAGCAACACAATGTAGTACTTCTGAGAGTACTGGTATAGGAATGATTCAAGCCATAGTTCAGGCTGAAATTtcagacatgaaaataaagcCCCATCATAGTGACAAATATTTTAGGGAGTACTTGGGCTAGGTTTTTCAGCGTTTTCATATTGCATTTGTTCAGAAAAGCCCCCAAGAAATACTTCCAGTATTACAGGAGGGGgaatatgtatttaatattaatttactCAATTGCTGTAAGAGTGCATGGATGAACAACAAGCGCTGATTTTGTTCTGAAGGAAACCAATGGACATAAATGTGTCAGCATTCTCGTGAAAGTCCATGTCTATCTACCTTGGAGACAAAAGGCACAGAGGCAGAAAAGTGTTACCTGttgtttaaatactttttttgccTCTGATGGCAGCTGTGACTCCTTGTGAAGTAACACAATATTCCTTAGAAATTTCTAAGAAGTCTTGGCTTGGAGGTATCATGTTTGTGGAATTTGCAACATGTTTATGGGATTGTCCCATAAATATTGGCAGCTCAGCAGGTTCTTACAACCCTGAGAAGTCCTATTAACTTAACTGTGGTGTGAATtactgttggggtccctcccctgccatgtagccctgggagatgggccctggggggaagACACGGGGTTTTACTGCCCCTGGtcacctttgtttcccatttgttggtttgtgttccccggggtggccaaggacccttgggtcccgtgactgcggagttcctcggcagagccccggccatgcggctggagaaataaacatttctctgaaacagctatcaagaatctgtctgtccatatatatttcctttccacgggactcctggtttggtatatgcgtgttgcaatatccccactgcaacataatggtggtGAATTGTGAGtagaacgatccccgatccctaagcgactgatttgtgtgagtaaaccctggaaactttggattcctcttcttggttttgttttgctgttccatatctaaactatggaggaaccgtgggaagactcttggctctcagagtcacatatggacatttatcttaaacttaaaatgattcttgaacaatgatttgtaaattttagcttgattcaagctcaaaaagaattgaaacacttcctggcatggttgtttaagaactttttctatgtttcttgggatttaattattaccaagggcttttggaaaaaccgtttggacacagttaatactggagtcaaaatatatgccgatggaagaatattttcgtgaatattatttaattaccgagactgttgagcaatgtcagctgtgtcctggcgaagggaagcctggcgcagggaccgtgcggcccaggccacgcgcaccgagcgctctgcgagcagcagcgaggcgGTTCCCGTGTGCGGGCGGAaccacgcgagccgcagtgtcggtggcggagcgaggagcgGTGGGACCtggcggtgcccgcccggccccgcgtagcgcgtggtggagcgagcggcggcgggcgcggggcgaTGGGGGCGCTCTGACAGCCCTCGGCGCTCCCTCGGTGGCGGGCGCAGCGgctccggcggcggcggcggcagctcCTGGCGGCCGCCCCCTTCTTCCTCGGCGCGGACCATGTTCGCCAAAGGGAAGGGCTCGGCGGTGCCCTCGGACGGGCAGGCGCGGGAGAAGCTGGCGCTGTACGTCTACGAGTACCTGCTGCACGTCGGCGCCCAGAAGTCTGCGCAGACCTTCCTGTCCGAGATCCGGTGGGAGAAGAACATCACGCTAGGCGAGCCCCCCGGCTTCCTGCACTCCTGGTGGTGCGTGTTTTGGGACCTGTACTGCGCAGCTCCCGAAAAGCGAGACACTTGTGAACATTCGAGTGAAGCCAAAGCCTTTCATGACTACAGcgcagctgctgccctgagtCCCGTGCTTGGAAACATTCCCCCGAATGACGGGATGCCTGGGGGCCCCATCCCGCCCGGGTTCTTCCAGGGACCACCTGGGTCACAGCCCTCGCCACACGCACAGCCTCCACCCCACAATCCTAGCAGCATGATGGGACCCCACAGTCAGCCGTTCATGTTGCCGTGCTACGCCGGAGGTCCCCGGCCCCCCATCAGGATGGGCGACCAGCCCCCGGGTGCCGTTCCCGGTACACAGCCATTGCTGCCCAATTCGATGGATCCCACGTGACAGCAAGGGCACTCTAACATGGGCGGCCCCATGCAAAGGATGAACCCTCCACGAGGGATGGGCCCCATGGGTCCCGGTCCGCAGAactacagcagcagcatgagaCCTCCACCCAACTCCCTAGGTCCTGGCATGCCTGGAATTAACATGGGGCCGGGCGCTGGTAGACCGTGGCCGAAACCCAGCAGTGCTAACTCAATCCCATATTCTTCTTCATCGCCTGGTACATACGTGGGTCCACCCGGTGGTGGTGACCCTCCAGGGACACCCATcatgcccagccctgcagattCAACAAATTCAAGTCACAACATCTACAGAATGATTAATCCAGTACCGCCCGCAGGCAGTCGATCGAATTTCCCGATGGGCCCCGGCTCTGACGGCCCCATGGGCGGGATGGAGCCCCATCACATGAACGGATCGTTAGGGTCAGGAGACATAGATGGACTTCCAAAAAATTCTCCAAACAACATAAGTGGCATTAGCAATCCCCCGGGCACTCCAAGAGACAACGGGGAGCTGGGAGGCAACTTTCTCCATTCCTTCCAAAATGACAATTATTCCCCCAGCATGACGATGAGTGTGTGATTTCCCTCtacctcctcctctccaggatCAAGAGAGTCAGCTGCCATTCGGAGGATCTCAACGAATTAtgcaagaagaagaagaagaagaaacaaaggtgaccaggggcagggaaaccccgtgtctcccccccagggcccatctcccagggctacatggcaggggagggaccccaacatctcacccgttttattttaatccacCCTCCcgagtctttaaatgtccaaacagattctgtggaacatcttagggctgacagaagggagacagaactctctgagcatgctttgtggggaaactgaggcaggagagggtttaatttcttcccctcccccttttcatccccccctcggtaccagagaggaattgtagggaaatggaattgtatagggaagccatggggtgaaaaatggattaggaataaactggggatagggtaaacttaggaaggggttcatattgggtatagggtaaaaggggaaagtaggctgtgaGTAGGGAaactgctgggatggatattgtttataattttgtgcataacggctgcctttgactggaatacctccaagcccagtaacatttgctgcttgtaaacccttctttccttgcactatatcaaattgcaCAACTTCaccatctcctacactttgcaggtaatttttagggttattccttttaatggcagttctatggatgaatagatcttc containing:
- the LOC109145897 gene encoding LOW QUALITY PROTEIN: single-stranded DNA-binding protein 3 (The sequence of the model RefSeq protein was modified relative to this genomic sequence to represent the inferred CDS: substituted 1 base at 1 genomic stop codon) — translated: MFAKGKGSAVPSDGQAREKLALYVYEYLLHVGAQKSAQTFLSEIRWEKNITLGEPPGFLHSWWCVFWDLYCAAPEKRDTCEHSSEAKAFHDYSAAAALSPVLGNIPPNDGMPGGPIPPGFFQGPPGSQPSPHAQPPPHNPSSMMGPHSQPFMLPCYAGGPRPPIRMGDQPPGAVPGTQPLLPNSMDPTXQQGHSNMGGPMQRMNPPRGMGPMGPGPQNYSSSMRPPPNSLGPGMPGINMGPGAGRPWPKPSSANSIPYSSSSPGTYVGPPGGGDPPGTPIMPSPADSTNSSHNIYRMINPVPPAGSRSNFPMGPGSDGPMGGMEPHHMNGSLGSGDIDGLPKNSPNNISGISNPPGTPRDNGELGGNFLHSFQNDNYSPSMTMSDQESQLPFGGSQRIMQEEEEEETKVTRGR